In a genomic window of Diadema setosum chromosome 3, eeDiaSeto1, whole genome shotgun sequence:
- the LOC140226291 gene encoding steroid 17-alpha-hydroxylase/17,20 lyase-like → MVDFLGTLTESSLGQVNGLTVTLTLTVLLVSMAIWSVSRPSRFPPGPRGLPIVGSIYDMTDSPEVVFGKWAKKYGDIFGLKVGQRWMVVLNRKDLIKEAVIKQGAEFAGRPDFYSAELFTDGFNVKDIIFSTYSDTWKLHRKLGHSALRHFATGKPLQKLVSSVYPKVEKELAENDGKPIDPRLLLTLIMYNVLSQMCFGKSYALHDPNVKEWMQLNDEANTKFGFGLAADFFSWAKYIPTSGPRMIKDITAKMQKFIKSELAQHRQKTYDPYNISDFYSMLLKAQEDAKREGENVDKLTDDHILQTLMDIFFAGTQTTVDTLYWAFALMSENPEIQKRIQAELDSVVGRDCVPTIEERGALPYTEATLYEVMRYSTIGPIAMPHSTMCDTKICDYIIPKGAAVVTNLHSMHFDPQEWDDPDSFKPDDGGTVCQHPRSFMPFGAGRRSCLGEAVAKADLFLIFSWFLQNYTFSKVPGKESESLINLIPKTVVGRLLTPYEIVISERRK, encoded by the exons ATGGTCGACTTCCTCGGAACCCTAACGGAGTCCAGTCTCGGACAGGTCAATGGGTTGACCGTCACGTTGACTCTTACAGTCCTTCTGGTCTCCATGGCAATATGGAGCGTCAGCCGACCAAGCAGGTTCCCGCCCGGGCCAAGGGGTCTTCCCATTGTGGGTAGCATCTACG ACATGACTGACAGCCCAGAGGTAGTGTTCGGTAAATGGGCCAAGAAGTACGGTGACATCTTTGGTCTCAAGGTGGGACAGCGGTGGATGGTGGTCTTAAATCGCAAAGACCTCATTAAGGAGGCTGTGATCAAGCAGGGTGCGGAGTTCGCCGGACGTCCTGATTTCTACTCAG CTGAGCTCTTTACTGATGGATTTAATGTAAAGGACATTATCTTCAGTACTTACTCTGACACGTGGAAGCTTCATCGGAAACTAGGACACTCGGCACTCAG GCACTTTGCGACCGGAAAACCCCTGCAAAAGTTGGTCTCCAGCGTGTACCCGAAGGTGGAGAAGGAGCTAGCCGAGAATGACGGGAAACCGATCGACCCTCGACTCCTCCTTACCCTGATCATGTACAATGTCCTCTCACAGATGTGCTTTGGAAAGAG CTACGCTCTTCATGACCCCAACGTGAAGGAATGGATGCAGTTGAATGACGAAGCCaataccaaatttggtttcggTCTTGCCGCCGACTTCTTCTCCTGGGCCAAGTACATCCCTACCAGTGGGCCCCGTATGATCAAAGATATCACCGCTAAGATGCAGAAGTTCATTAAATCCGAATTGGCGCAACACCGACAGAAAACTTACGACCCTT ACAACATCAGCGATTTCTACAGCATGTTACTGAAGGCCCAAGAAGACGCAAAGCGAGAAGGGGAGAACGTGGACAAACTGACCGATGACCACATTCTGCAGACTCTAATGGACATCTTCTTTG CTGGAACACAGACTACCGTTGACACATTGTACTGGGCATTTGCCTTGATGTCCGAGAACCCCGAGATTCAGAAGAGAATCCAGGCGGAGCTCGATTCCGTGGTCGGTCGTGATTGTGTGCCAACCATCGAGGAGCGCGGGGCTCTGCCGTACACCGAGGCCACTTTGTATGAGGTGATGAGGTACAGCACGATCGGTCCTATCGCCATGCCACATTCGACCATGTGCGATACCAAGATAT GTGACTACATCATCCCTAAAGGAGCGGCGGTGGTCACCAACCTTCATTCGATGCACTTTGACCCCCAGGAATGGGATGACCCAGACTCCTTCAAGCCAG aTGATGGAGGAACGGTCTGCCAGCACCCTCGCAGCTTCATGCCGTTCGGAGCGGGTCGCCGTAGCTGTCTCGGAGAGGCGGTTGCTAAGGCCGATCTCTTCCTCATCTTCTCCTGGTTCCTCCAGAACTACACCTTCTCCAAGGTGCCGGGCAAGGAGAGCGAGAGCCTTATCAACCTCATCCCTAAGACAGTCGTCGGGCGTCTGCTGACACCATACGAAATCGTGATCAGTGAGAGGAGGAAATAA